In Desulforamulus hydrothermalis Lam5 = DSM 18033, a genomic segment contains:
- a CDS encoding polysaccharide deacetylase family protein: MPNMISRILTCLLLCCWLAAAPAPAAAAEGRVLVLNYHHLDPRPRTSSTISPALFAEHMKYLKEQGYQVISLQQLKDYLLKGPAQGHTDNKPLPRRAVLITFDDGYASFYEHAFPVLKQYNFPAVMFTIVGKVSNSPNEIPKLTWAQVKELAAGGLVDFQSHTYNMHYLVGKKSALLAEPARQVQDDLQLSRDVLAFHTGRPVDAIAFPYGHWDGPLLQLARQEGFALGFTLYPGAVQQGLNPLSLPRVAVGDEKINVQELAKLLQKYLPD, translated from the coding sequence ATGCCAAACATGATCAGCCGCATCTTAACCTGCCTGTTGCTGTGCTGCTGGCTGGCGGCTGCCCCGGCCCCGGCAGCGGCGGCCGAGGGGCGGGTGCTGGTGCTGAATTACCACCACCTGGACCCCCGGCCGAGAACCAGCTCCACCATTTCGCCCGCTTTGTTTGCCGAACACATGAAGTATTTAAAGGAACAGGGCTACCAGGTGATCAGCCTGCAGCAGTTGAAAGATTATTTATTGAAAGGGCCGGCCCAGGGGCATACTGATAACAAGCCGCTGCCCCGGAGGGCGGTGCTGATAACCTTTGACGACGGTTATGCTTCCTTTTACGAGCATGCCTTTCCGGTGTTGAAACAGTATAATTTTCCGGCGGTTATGTTTACCATTGTGGGCAAGGTAAGCAATTCGCCCAACGAAATACCCAAATTAACCTGGGCCCAGGTCAAGGAACTGGCGGCCGGCGGGCTGGTGGACTTCCAGTCGCATACATATAATATGCATTACCTGGTGGGCAAAAAGTCTGCCCTGCTGGCGGAACCCGCCCGGCAGGTGCAAGATGACCTGCAGTTGTCCCGGGATGTGCTGGCCTTCCATACCGGGCGGCCGGTGGATGCCATTGCCTTTCCCTACGGGCACTGGGACGGGCCTTTGCTGCAGCTGGCCCGGCAGGAGGGTTTTGCCCTGGGTTTCACCCTTTATCCCGGAGCGGTGCAACAAGGCCTGAACCCGCTGAGTTTGCCCCGGGTGGCAGTGGGGGATGAGAAGATTAATGTGCAAGAGTTGGCCAAGCTGCTGCAAAAATACCTGCCCGACTAA
- a CDS encoding acyltransferase, producing MKVTDKPSLAAVEITRGMAILAVLLIHISGLPLRLLAPGSGEHFFYTLLNRGMQFAVPLFLMISALVLAYRSGQADLCLAEFYRRRWRRAVLPFMVWTTLYLALRFWVLHDIPYFSLKQGLLWYIFGKGFFHLYFLSVVIQFYLLFPLLHRWWRAWQPGFLTVLLLFGAGQVAFYWLNRLYLYQHFTYTGSLLFSYWLPIGCGLWLGYNTAGWDAWWRRRRLYCLVLAAAAGAFYLNRHFAILAGVKISTFYYQMAWALYVTALGTAVIFLARRLAAGGPAVGFFGWLGRYSYGIYLIHPFYLLMWQKLVVPHSPAALHLAVAGGLAAVTVLSWLTTRLLERTALAGLLYGVNQTRPSGLFNT from the coding sequence ATGAAGGTTACCGACAAGCCGTCCCTGGCGGCCGTTGAGATAACCAGGGGCATGGCCATTTTGGCTGTTTTGCTGATTCATATTAGCGGCCTGCCCCTGCGGTTGCTGGCGCCGGGCAGCGGCGAGCATTTTTTCTATACCTTGCTTAACCGGGGAATGCAGTTTGCAGTGCCCCTCTTTTTGATGATCAGCGCCCTGGTGCTGGCCTACCGCAGCGGCCAGGCCGACCTCTGCCTGGCTGAGTTTTACCGACGGCGCTGGCGGCGGGCGGTGCTGCCCTTTATGGTCTGGACCACCCTTTATTTAGCCCTGCGCTTCTGGGTGCTGCATGACATTCCCTATTTTTCATTAAAACAGGGCCTGCTGTGGTATATTTTTGGCAAAGGTTTCTTCCACCTGTATTTTTTATCGGTGGTCATCCAGTTTTACCTGCTGTTTCCGCTGCTGCACCGCTGGTGGCGGGCCTGGCAGCCGGGCTTTTTGACGGTGCTGCTGCTGTTTGGCGCCGGCCAGGTGGCCTTTTACTGGCTGAACCGGCTGTACTTATACCAGCATTTTACTTATACCGGGTCGCTGCTGTTCAGCTACTGGCTGCCCATTGGCTGCGGCCTCTGGCTGGGCTACAACACTGCCGGCTGGGACGCCTGGTGGCGGCGCCGGCGGCTGTATTGCCTGGTCTTGGCGGCCGCCGCCGGGGCCTTTTATCTGAACCGGCATTTTGCCATATTGGCGGGGGTAAAAATAAGCACCTTTTATTATCAAATGGCCTGGGCCCTGTATGTTACCGCCCTGGGTACAGCAGTTATTTTCCTGGCCCGCCGGCTGGCGGCCGGGGGCCCGGCAGTCGGCTTCTTCGGGTGGCTGGGGCGTTATTCCTACGGCATTTACCTGATCCACCCCTTTTACCTGCTGATGTGGCAAAAACTGGTGGTTCCCCATAGCCCGGCAGCCTTGCACCTGGCGGTGGCCGGCGGCCTGGCGGCGGTAACCGTCCTTTCCTGGTTGACTACCCGGCTGCTGGAGAGGACGGCGCTGGCCGGCCTGCTGTACGGCGTTAACCAAACCAGACCCAGCGGATTATTTAATACATAA
- a CDS encoding stalk domain-containing protein, with protein MPGLRQYVLMLVFLGMSLFGLPAAAAAGEAVFPVGRQVYLLNGQPQPMEAQTFVSGGCTYVPLRYLGEALGVQVQWVGGSGQGLLMLRKGDGGLVLRLNRSSYTVIRGGRAAVRQLEAAPLLQENRVYLPARQVAQEFGYRVSYNQAARALQLSYAGEPGPLPGDGGQAAAGQVNWAWVPGLVAGLLPLYSLLVY; from the coding sequence GTGCCAGGTTTACGGCAGTATGTGTTAATGCTGGTGTTTTTGGGCATGTCTTTATTTGGCCTGCCGGCAGCGGCGGCAGCCGGTGAAGCGGTTTTTCCGGTGGGCCGGCAGGTTTACCTGCTGAACGGGCAGCCGCAGCCCATGGAAGCCCAAACTTTTGTCAGCGGCGGCTGTACCTATGTGCCCCTGCGCTACCTGGGCGAGGCCCTGGGGGTGCAAGTACAGTGGGTAGGCGGCTCCGGGCAGGGGCTGCTGATGTTAAGAAAGGGCGATGGCGGACTGGTGCTTCGCCTGAACCGGTCTTCTTACACCGTCATCCGGGGCGGCCGGGCCGCGGTCAGGCAGCTGGAGGCAGCGCCCCTGCTGCAGGAAAACCGTGTTTACCTGCCGGCCCGGCAGGTGGCGCAGGAGTTTGGCTACCGGGTGAGCTATAACCAGGCAGCCCGGGCGCTGCAGCTTTCCTACGCCGGCGAACCCGGGCCGCTGCCGGGCGATGGCGGCCAGGCCGCAGCGGGGCAGGTTAACTGGGCCTGGGTACCCGGCCTGGTGGCCGGGCTGTTGCCCCTGTACAGCCTGCTGGTGTATTAA
- a CDS encoding LCP family protein: MERRKRRKLKILPFMLFCAFLVLVIGTGYVLANQFLFDGGDPLGLVPDEPKEEDVLKKRMNFLLMGIDARQGETRTRTDSLILVSVDKEHNRIAMISLPRDTRVEIPGHGYDKINSANVFGGPELVMQTVSDLTGVKIDHYLMTNVRGFRDIVDALGGVTIDVEKRMYHYDPYDEPDLRKIDLQPGVQRLDGAKALQYVRFRSDALGDVARTERQQKFLKALAKEMMQPSTITKLPKLVPTINKYLDTNLGLSQMITLARAAQNLSNVEIVTQTMPGKFLNLNGVSYWSVDPQQARQVAESLIRDGKVYEVVLGEENINDKTPARQAAAKETASRESADRTVKQTAGREGTARYRQEDAATGRQQPAGQADSGVQIIVNPTGGAAPGQSNNAEQQPPAAPAGEGGSGSGSWLPAAPL, from the coding sequence ATGGAACGCCGAAAACGCAGAAAGCTGAAAATATTGCCCTTTATGCTGTTTTGTGCCTTTTTGGTGCTGGTGATCGGCACCGGCTATGTGCTGGCCAACCAGTTCCTGTTTGACGGGGGGGACCCCCTGGGCCTGGTGCCGGATGAGCCCAAGGAAGAGGATGTTTTGAAAAAACGTATGAATTTCCTGCTCATGGGCATTGATGCCCGGCAGGGGGAAACCCGCACCCGCACCGACAGCCTCATCCTGGTGAGCGTGGATAAAGAGCACAACCGCATTGCCATGATTTCCCTTCCCCGGGATACCCGGGTGGAGATTCCCGGCCACGGTTACGACAAGATTAACTCGGCCAACGTGTTCGGCGGGCCGGAGCTGGTGATGCAGACGGTATCTGACCTGACGGGAGTGAAAATTGACCATTATTTAATGACTAACGTGCGGGGCTTCCGGGATATTGTGGATGCCCTGGGCGGCGTTACCATTGATGTGGAAAAGCGGATGTACCACTACGACCCTTACGATGAGCCGGATTTGCGCAAGATTGACTTGCAGCCGGGGGTGCAGCGGCTGGACGGCGCCAAGGCGCTGCAGTATGTGCGCTTTAGAAGCGATGCCCTGGGGGATGTGGCCCGCACCGAGCGGCAGCAAAAGTTTCTTAAAGCCCTGGCCAAGGAAATGATGCAGCCCTCCACCATCACCAAGCTGCCCAAGCTGGTGCCCACCATTAATAAGTACCTGGATACCAACCTGGGCCTCTCCCAGATGATTACCCTGGCCCGGGCGGCCCAAAATTTAAGCAATGTGGAAATTGTCACCCAAACCATGCCGGGCAAGTTCCTCAACCTGAACGGCGTCAGCTACTGGAGTGTGGATCCCCAACAGGCCCGGCAGGTGGCCGAGTCGCTGATCCGGGACGGCAAGGTGTATGAGGTGGTGCTGGGCGAGGAAAACATTAACGACAAAACCCCGGCCCGGCAGGCCGCCGCGAAAGAAACCGCCTCCCGCGAGAGCGCTGACCGCACTGTTAAGCAAACGGCCGGCCGGGAGGGAACTGCCCGCTACCGGCAGGAGGATGCGGCAACCGGCAGGCAGCAGCCCGCCGGACAGGCTGACAGCGGCGTGCAGATCATTGTTAACCCAACCGGGGGTGCGGCACCCGGGCAAAGCAACAACGCCGAGCAGCAGCCGCCTGCCGCCCCCGCCGGCGAAGGCGGATCCGGCAGCGGCAGCTGGCTGCCCGCCGCCCCCCTCTAA